A single Methylosinus sp. H3A DNA region contains:
- a CDS encoding beta strand repeat-containing protein, giving the protein MSQSSCMTMTAIAAILALPSFALANPTGGVVVDGAATISSTPNVTNVVQSTNRAIINWQGFSIGVGETVNFLQPTAMSVTLNRVVGNEQSIIAGALNANGKVFIVNSNGIMFTKDAQVNVGGLVASTLDISNSNFMAGNYTFSGSSAASVVNKGTINAADGGYVALLGRAVSNEGTIGAKLGTIALASGEQITLNFGGDSLLDVTVDKGTYDALVENKGLIKADGGNVVMTARAADAVLSAQVNNSGIIQARTLADLTGGSSSTSGTVRVGKIKLLAQGGTTKVSGTLDASAPNGGKGGTIDTSGEKVTIADGTLVTTAAASGETGSWIIDPDGFTIAASGGDITGTLLGSLLANNNITLTSTNGGGTDGNLNVNSAVSWAANTILTLNATNNININSSITATGASAGLALNYGNYASTGSAASGTNYSVNTANGASVTLSGASASLKINGDAYSLIRSMSDLAAISGGSGYYALAQNLDASGTTYTSAVVPTLAGTLAGLGHTVANLTINDSAGNGDIGLIGILGAQTNSAAAVRDIGLVGASITGSTASVRVASLVAENWGKITNAYASNLTINGLLTVGGLVAVNWGTGVIDNSYVTGTLTTPVTTTPASNIGGLVGSDLGVITNSHTNVAITILGRGTNVGGLVGQSNGGTISNSYSTGDMNANDTSYIGGLVGLAQNNSSIVNTITNSYATGNVTVNWTNTTGTSGGAIGGLVGSESGGAITNSWASGNVTVNAPDSTYGVSNVGGLVGSLSGVNNLALVGGKVVVVSTTTATITGSSASGNVSAGVNGTNVGGLAGSASLSSISNSSASGNVTGLNSVGGLLGSNNGSLSNVSATGNVTATGLLGWAGGLVGVNSGAIDSAFASGDVSGRSDVGALVGRNIDLVQNTGTRIGSVTNSTATGSVSGGANAGGLIGNNTGKLGAIANNSYHDVKAEARAAAQLAATQRTAAAAGNVISDAAQAASKTLPKAAASTAAGRAAVASANASANVDDKLTGQESTQTPLPAARAPARHASAATADGARRAHAPSPGAGYRARIRSIDIDGQHFDLGPNSRDLAPAPKAQ; this is encoded by the coding sequence GTGTCGCAGTCGTCCTGCATGACAATGACGGCGATCGCGGCAATTCTTGCCCTGCCGAGCTTCGCGCTCGCCAATCCGACGGGGGGCGTCGTCGTCGACGGCGCGGCGACCATCTCCTCGACGCCCAACGTCACCAACGTCGTGCAATCGACCAATCGCGCCATTATCAATTGGCAGGGCTTTTCGATCGGCGTGGGTGAGACCGTCAATTTTCTCCAGCCCACTGCGATGTCGGTGACGCTCAACCGCGTCGTCGGCAATGAGCAGAGCATCATCGCCGGCGCGCTCAACGCCAATGGCAAGGTGTTCATCGTCAATTCCAACGGCATTATGTTCACCAAGGACGCACAGGTGAATGTCGGCGGGCTCGTCGCCTCGACGCTGGATATCTCCAATTCCAATTTCATGGCCGGCAATTACACTTTCTCCGGCTCTTCCGCCGCTTCCGTCGTCAATAAGGGGACGATCAACGCCGCCGATGGCGGCTATGTCGCTCTGCTCGGCCGGGCTGTCTCCAATGAGGGGACGATCGGCGCCAAGCTCGGCACGATCGCGCTCGCCTCCGGCGAGCAGATCACGCTCAATTTCGGCGGCGATTCGCTGCTCGATGTCACCGTCGACAAGGGAACCTATGACGCGCTGGTCGAGAACAAGGGGCTGATCAAGGCCGACGGCGGCAATGTGGTGATGACCGCGCGCGCGGCCGATGCGGTTCTGTCGGCGCAAGTGAACAATAGCGGAATCATCCAGGCGCGCACGCTCGCCGATCTGACCGGCGGATCGTCATCGACGAGCGGGACTGTGCGCGTCGGCAAGATCAAGCTGCTGGCGCAGGGCGGAACGACCAAGGTTTCCGGCACGCTGGACGCTTCCGCGCCCAATGGCGGCAAGGGCGGAACGATCGACACTTCCGGCGAGAAGGTGACGATCGCCGATGGGACGCTCGTCACCACGGCGGCCGCGTCGGGCGAGACGGGAAGCTGGATCATCGATCCCGACGGCTTCACCATCGCCGCGAGCGGCGGCGACATCACCGGAACGCTGCTCGGCAGTCTGCTCGCCAACAATAATATCACCTTGACGTCGACCAATGGCGGCGGAACGGACGGCAATCTCAACGTCAACAGCGCGGTGAGCTGGGCGGCCAATACGATACTGACGCTGAACGCGACGAACAACATCAATATCAATTCCTCTATCACCGCGACCGGCGCGAGCGCCGGGCTCGCCCTCAATTATGGCAATTACGCCTCGACCGGCAGCGCTGCCTCTGGGACGAATTACAGCGTCAACACCGCCAATGGCGCCTCGGTGACGCTGAGCGGCGCCAGCGCGAGCCTGAAGATCAATGGCGACGCCTATAGTTTGATCCGCAGCATGAGCGATCTCGCCGCCATCAGCGGCGGCTCCGGCTATTATGCGCTGGCGCAGAATCTGGACGCGTCCGGCACGACCTATACGAGCGCGGTCGTCCCGACATTGGCCGGCACGCTCGCAGGCCTCGGCCATACGGTCGCAAATCTGACGATCAACGATAGCGCCGGAAATGGCGATATCGGGCTGATCGGAATACTCGGCGCGCAGACGAACTCCGCAGCCGCAGTTCGCGATATCGGGCTCGTCGGCGCCAGCATCACGGGCTCGACTGCGAGCGTCCGAGTCGCTTCGCTCGTCGCAGAAAATTGGGGCAAGATCACAAACGCCTATGCGTCGAATTTGACGATCAACGGCCTCTTGACCGTGGGCGGGCTTGTCGCGGTGAATTGGGGCACGGGGGTGATCGACAATTCCTATGTCACGGGAACTTTGACGACGCCCGTCACCACGACCCCCGCGAGTAATATCGGCGGGCTGGTCGGATCGGATCTCGGCGTCATCACCAACTCCCATACCAATGTGGCGATCACTATATTGGGCAGAGGCACCAATGTCGGCGGCCTCGTCGGGCAGAGCAATGGCGGCACAATTTCCAACTCCTACTCCACTGGAGATATGAACGCGAATGACACGTCCTACATCGGCGGCCTAGTCGGATTGGCCCAGAACAATAGCTCCATTGTCAACACGATCACCAACTCCTACGCCACCGGCAATGTGACGGTGAATTGGACAAACACCACGGGAACGAGCGGCGGCGCGATCGGCGGGTTGGTCGGCAGTGAATCTGGCGGAGCGATCACGAATAGCTGGGCGTCCGGAAACGTGACCGTCAATGCGCCCGACAGCACCTATGGGGTGAGCAATGTCGGCGGCCTTGTCGGCAGCCTGTCGGGAGTCAATAATCTCGCTCTCGTCGGCGGCAAGGTCGTCGTCGTCTCCACCACCACCGCCACCATTACGGGCTCGAGCGCGTCCGGAAATGTGAGCGCCGGCGTCAATGGCACGAATGTCGGAGGCCTCGCCGGAAGCGCCAGCCTGAGCAGCATCTCCAATTCCTCCGCCAGCGGCAATGTGACCGGTCTCAACTCGGTCGGAGGATTGCTCGGCAGCAACAACGGCAGCCTCTCCAACGTATCCGCCACCGGCAATGTGACAGCGACGGGCCTGCTCGGATGGGCCGGCGGCCTCGTCGGCGTCAACAGCGGCGCGATCGACAGCGCTTTTGCGAGCGGCGACGTTTCCGGCAGAAGCGATGTGGGAGCCCTGGTCGGGAGAAACATAGATTTAGTTCAGAACACGGGAACGCGGATCGGCTCGGTCACGAATTCGACGGCGACCGGCAGCGTGTCGGGCGGTGCGAACGCAGGCGGCTTGATCGGAAACAATACCGGCAAGCTAGGCGCGATCGCGAATAATTCCTATCATGACGTGAAGGCGGAGGCGCGCGCCGCCGCGCAGCTCGCCGCGACGCAGCGGACGGCCGCGGCGGCCGGCAATGTGATCTCCGACGCCGCGCAGGCCGCCTCGAAGACTCTTCCGAAGGCGGCGGCCTCGACAGCCGCGGGCAGAGCCGCGGTCGCCTCGGCCAACGCCTCGGCGAATGTCGATGATAAGCTGACGGGCCAGGAGTCGACGCAGACGCCGCTTCCAGCCGCGCGCGCGCCTGCGCGCCATGCATCCGCGGCGACCGCGGACGGCGCGCGCAGGGCCCATGCCCCTTCGCCCGGCGCCGGCTATCGCGCGCGCATCCGCAGCATCGACATCGATGGGCAGCATTTCGACCTCGGTCCCAATAGCAGGGATCTCGCGCCCGCGCCGAAAGCCCAGTGA
- a CDS encoding ShlB/FhaC/HecB family hemolysin secretion/activation protein — protein MKLRVLLLSCAATQALLLAAPQAFAQSAPTPILPYNIGDAVRQAEEARPAPPRQSGAPVLPQLAEPRFTLANKETLFVEHFVVEGPLLVQDSELREILTPYEGRKLTLGDIYGAADKITLLYRAKGYLVAKAFVPAQDARHGSLKIKLVIGKYGSVLVKNSSAVDTDFLQGVVDTALEDEALIHKDALERALLLVSDLPAAGVPRIAVSPGQRQETSDFQFAVPEGKRVEGYLLGDNFGSPYTGRDRLNGGFNINSPLGFGDRLSGSAIVSERAALANGRIAYSLPLGYDGLRAEIGAYRTTYALGGAYKDLDATGSAYALTGTLSYALIRQREESISLWANFTHKWLNDRIADTSTANRNIALGTLGVTRDTAQDLFGLPLATSSTLSFTSGYVNYLDVTQKIQNRAGADTVGNFYRINLSINATVALDEKFSLSTHLRAQKALFGNLDTSEQFSLGGFWGVRSFDEGLAGDSGYIVTPELKYALPQIENYRHALGVFTDIGGVWLENGSYTTTQRSYTGVNDLGVGYYATYDIGGGSLLVLKAQAAHTYGTNSGATAYDRHTKGLLQVGFTF, from the coding sequence ATGAAACTCCGTGTTCTCCTCCTCTCCTGCGCCGCCACGCAGGCGCTTCTCCTCGCCGCGCCGCAGGCCTTCGCGCAGAGCGCGCCGACGCCGATCCTGCCCTATAATATCGGCGACGCCGTCCGTCAGGCCGAGGAAGCGCGGCCCGCGCCGCCACGGCAGAGCGGAGCGCCCGTGCTGCCCCAACTCGCCGAGCCGCGCTTCACTCTCGCCAACAAAGAGACGCTGTTCGTCGAGCATTTCGTGGTCGAAGGTCCGCTTCTCGTCCAAGACTCCGAGCTGCGCGAGATTCTCACGCCCTATGAAGGCCGCAAGCTCACGCTCGGCGATATCTACGGCGCCGCGGATAAAATTACGCTGCTCTATCGCGCCAAAGGCTATCTCGTCGCCAAAGCCTTTGTGCCGGCGCAGGATGCGCGCCATGGCTCTTTGAAGATCAAGCTCGTCATCGGCAAATATGGCAGCGTGCTCGTCAAGAACTCTTCCGCCGTCGACACAGACTTTCTGCAAGGCGTTGTCGACACCGCGCTCGAGGACGAAGCGCTCATCCATAAGGATGCGCTGGAGCGTGCATTGCTGCTCGTCTCCGATCTCCCCGCCGCCGGCGTGCCGCGCATCGCGGTCTCGCCCGGCCAGCGCCAAGAGACATCGGACTTTCAATTCGCCGTGCCGGAGGGAAAGCGCGTCGAGGGCTATCTGCTCGGCGATAATTTCGGCTCGCCCTATACGGGTCGTGACCGTCTGAACGGCGGCTTCAATATCAATTCGCCGCTCGGCTTCGGCGATCGCCTGTCGGGCTCTGCGATCGTCTCCGAGCGCGCCGCGCTCGCCAATGGCCGCATCGCCTATTCACTGCCGCTCGGCTATGACGGGCTGCGCGCCGAGATCGGCGCCTATCGCACGACTTATGCGCTCGGCGGCGCCTATAAGGATCTCGACGCCACCGGCAGCGCCTATGCGCTGACCGGGACGCTGAGCTATGCGCTGATACGCCAACGCGAGGAGAGCATTTCGCTGTGGGCGAATTTCACGCATAAATGGCTCAACGACAGGATCGCCGACACCTCGACCGCCAATCGCAACATCGCGCTCGGCACGCTCGGCGTCACGCGCGATACGGCGCAGGATTTGTTCGGCCTGCCGCTGGCGACGAGCTCGACGCTGTCCTTCACCTCCGGCTATGTGAATTATCTCGACGTCACGCAGAAGATTCAGAACCGCGCCGGCGCCGACACGGTCGGCAATTTCTATCGCATCAATCTCTCGATCAATGCGACAGTGGCGCTCGACGAGAAGTTTTCGCTGTCGACTCATCTGCGCGCGCAAAAGGCGCTTTTCGGCAATCTCGACACCAGCGAGCAATTCAGTCTCGGCGGCTTTTGGGGTGTTCGCTCCTTCGACGAAGGCCTCGCCGGCGACAGCGGCTATATAGTGACGCCGGAATTGAAATATGCGCTGCCGCAGATCGAGAATTACCGCCATGCGCTCGGCGTCTTCACCGACATAGGCGGGGTGTGGCTGGAGAACGGCTCCTACACGACGACGCAGCGCAGCTATACGGGGGTGAACGATCTCGGCGTCGGCTATTATGCGACCTATGACATAGGCGGCGGTAGCCTGCTGGTGCTCAAGGCGCAAGCCGCGCATACCTATGGGACGAACAGCGGCGCGACGGCTTACGACCGTCACACGAAGGGGCTGTTGCAGGTCGGGTTCACCTTCTGA
- the modA gene encoding molybdate ABC transporter substrate-binding protein encodes MKTVLSAVAIVVSLFSGGASPALATTNINVSAAANFCAPPNPGDPTPLGDLITAFQTANPSYTVTLVQCGATGTLASQITGGNSLGVDLFLAANSSTPASLASGYGVGSPFTYAVGTLAFWSKSVNVSAGYSSSTYSKVAVANPSTAPYGAAASQLLTGRYGLTAPLSSNSLVNIYSNIDLTFQAVNSGSETVGFVALSQICSAGTYPSSGYALVYPPTDTSVSPVIYNYDPINQAGLRIAHSRTSAQDTELNAFVSYLTDHTLSPQSQMITTLLNYCYGVP; translated from the coding sequence ATGAAGACGGTTCTGTCTGCGGTGGCGATTGTCGTGTCGCTTTTCTCCGGAGGGGCATCGCCGGCGCTGGCTACGACGAATATCAACGTCTCTGCCGCAGCCAATTTCTGCGCTCCGCCGAATCCTGGTGATCCGACTCCATTAGGAGATCTGATTACGGCGTTCCAGACGGCCAATCCGTCATATACGGTCACTCTGGTCCAATGCGGCGCCACCGGTACGCTCGCGAGCCAGATCACCGGCGGCAATAGCCTCGGCGTCGATCTCTTCCTCGCCGCCAACAGCTCGACTCCTGCGAGCCTCGCCAGCGGCTATGGCGTCGGTAGCCCTTTCACCTATGCGGTGGGCACGCTCGCCTTCTGGTCCAAGTCGGTGAACGTCAGCGCGGGCTACAGCTCCAGCACCTATTCCAAGGTGGCGGTCGCCAATCCCAGCACCGCGCCCTATGGCGCGGCCGCTTCGCAATTGCTCACGGGGCGCTATGGTCTCACTGCGCCGCTCTCCAGCAATAGCCTCGTCAACATCTACTCGAACATCGATTTGACCTTCCAAGCCGTCAACAGCGGGAGTGAGACGGTCGGCTTCGTCGCGCTTTCGCAAATCTGTTCCGCCGGAACCTATCCGAGCTCCGGTTACGCGCTCGTCTATCCGCCGACGGACACCAGCGTGTCGCCGGTGATCTATAATTACGACCCGATCAATCAGGCGGGCCTTCGCATCGCCCACAGCCGGACCAGCGCGCAGGATACGGAACTCAACGCCTTCGTCTCCTATTTGACGGATCACACGCTCTCGCCGCAGTCGCAGATGATCACGACGCTGCTGAACTATTGCTACGGCGTTCCGTGA